A genomic stretch from Nitrobacter winogradskyi Nb-255 includes:
- a CDS encoding GDCCVxC domain-containing (seleno)protein gives MAILEATITCPQCGAISKEIMPTDACQYFYECQACGVVLKPKPGDCCVYCSYADVSCPPIQEDPSDCCKTKP, from the coding sequence ATGGCTATCCTAGAGGCCACCATTACTTGCCCGCAATGCGGTGCAATATCGAAAGAGATAATGCCAACGGACGCCTGCCAATATTTCTACGAATGTCAGGCGTGCGGTGTCGTTTTGAAGCCCAAGCCCGGAGATTGTTGCGTCTACTGCTCATACGCAGACGTATCTTGCCCGCCGATTCAAGAAGATCCGTCCGATTGCTGCAAGACAAAGCCTTAA
- a CDS encoding MerR family transcriptional regulator: MTGDFLAIGELGRRTDTKIETIRYYERIGLLAAPGRTAGNYRAYGPEHLNRLSFIRRSRNLGFSLDQVRALLDLADQHDRSCDAVDAIAKEHRAEVDRKIADLRTLRRELDSMIDQCRCGTVADCRIIEALSPTTIVAP, translated from the coding sequence ATGACAGGCGATTTCCTGGCCATTGGCGAGTTGGGGCGAAGGACGGACACCAAGATCGAAACAATCCGCTACTATGAGCGAATTGGACTGCTTGCCGCGCCGGGCCGGACGGCGGGCAACTACCGGGCCTATGGTCCAGAGCACCTCAATCGGCTGAGCTTCATCCGGCGCTCGCGAAATCTTGGGTTTTCGCTCGACCAAGTGCGCGCATTGCTCGACTTGGCCGACCAGCACGATCGCTCCTGCGACGCTGTCGATGCAATCGCCAAAGAGCACCGGGCCGAGGTTGATCGAAAGATTGCCGACTTGCGCACTCTGCGTCGTGAACTCGACAGCATGATCGATCAGTGTCGCTGCGGCACGGTTGCCGATTGCCGGATCATCGAGGCGCTGTCGCCCACAACCATAGTCGCGCCATAA
- a CDS encoding heavy metal translocating P-type ATPase, whose product MATASPLKLRIEGMDCGACAAKIENAMQRLPGVSDINVNYGLQSLSLAVDEDRTSRTTIEAKIRALGYTPADPSEHVMSSSRRDDDRDSAEGTWWSSSKGRLVIGTGALLLLAFAVSYIEPDWSNWAYIAATLVGLIPIGRRALAGALSGTPFSIETLMSIAAIGAVAIGEAGEAAVVVFLFAVGELLEGVAAGRARAGIKALIDLVPRTARRQTGSDIETVPVGDLVVGDAVIVRPGDRVPSDGTVIEGVSEVNEAPVTGESVPVGKEPGSTVYAGSINANGELRVKITRTAADNTIARIVHMVEEAQGSKAPTARFIDRFSRWYTPAAMAVSALVVLVPPLMFGADWFTWVYRGLAVLLIACPCALVISTPAAIASGLASGARRGLLIKGGAALETLGKVRTVAFDKTGTLTMGHPQVTDIVVIEGTEADILAKSAAVERGSSHPLGAAIVAEAERRGLEIPKAFGGGIATPGKAVTARLKAGFVSVGSPRHASEQGEVPEKVRKQIEALESQGKTVVVVSEGKQLVGLIALRDEPRPDAADGLAKLRALGIRPVMLTGDNARTAAAIGDALGLEIRAELLPDAKLDAISVYKSEGPIAMVGDGINDAPALAASSVGIAMGGGTDVALETADAALLKNRVTGVAELIALSRATLANIWQNIMLALGLKSVFLVTTLFGATPLWMAILADTGATVLVTANALRLLRLEFKA is encoded by the coding sequence ATGGCAACCGCGAGTCCGTTGAAGCTGCGTATCGAAGGGATGGATTGCGGCGCCTGCGCCGCGAAAATCGAGAACGCGATGCAGCGGTTGCCGGGCGTCAGCGACATCAATGTCAACTACGGCCTGCAGTCGCTCTCGTTGGCGGTCGACGAAGACCGCACATCCCGCACCACAATCGAGGCCAAGATCAGGGCGCTCGGCTACACACCTGCCGATCCGTCTGAGCATGTCATGTCGTCGAGTCGTCGCGATGATGATCGTGATTCGGCGGAAGGTACGTGGTGGTCGTCGTCGAAAGGACGGCTGGTCATCGGCACAGGGGCCTTGTTGCTGCTCGCTTTCGCGGTGTCGTATATCGAGCCGGACTGGTCGAACTGGGCCTACATCGCCGCCACTCTGGTCGGCCTGATTCCGATCGGCCGGCGTGCGCTCGCCGGCGCCCTGTCGGGCACGCCGTTCAGCATCGAGACGCTGATGTCGATCGCTGCAATCGGCGCCGTAGCCATCGGTGAGGCGGGAGAGGCCGCCGTCGTCGTGTTCCTCTTTGCGGTCGGCGAACTGCTGGAAGGCGTTGCAGCCGGACGAGCGCGCGCCGGCATCAAAGCGCTGATCGATCTCGTACCGCGCACTGCCCGCCGTCAAACCGGCTCCGACATTGAGACGGTGCCGGTCGGAGATCTGGTCGTCGGCGATGCCGTGATCGTCCGGCCGGGCGACCGTGTACCTTCCGACGGGACCGTGATCGAGGGCGTATCGGAGGTCAACGAGGCACCGGTGACCGGCGAATCTGTTCCGGTCGGCAAGGAGCCCGGATCAACGGTCTATGCCGGCAGCATCAATGCTAATGGCGAGTTGCGTGTCAAAATCACCCGGACGGCCGCCGATAACACGATTGCCCGCATTGTTCACATGGTTGAGGAAGCGCAGGGATCGAAGGCGCCAACGGCCCGGTTCATTGACCGCTTCAGTCGCTGGTACACGCCGGCCGCCATGGCCGTTTCGGCGCTCGTTGTCCTCGTTCCTCCGCTGATGTTCGGCGCCGACTGGTTCACCTGGGTCTATCGCGGGTTGGCGGTGCTGCTGATCGCGTGTCCCTGCGCTCTGGTGATATCCACCCCGGCCGCGATCGCTTCGGGGTTGGCCAGTGGCGCGAGACGCGGCCTCCTCATTAAAGGGGGCGCGGCATTGGAAACGCTCGGCAAGGTCAGAACTGTCGCCTTCGATAAGACCGGCACGCTGACCATGGGTCACCCTCAGGTCACCGATATTGTCGTGATCGAAGGCACCGAGGCCGATATCCTGGCGAAGTCCGCTGCCGTCGAGCGTGGCTCCAGCCATCCGCTGGGAGCGGCGATTGTCGCCGAGGCTGAAAGGCGCGGTCTCGAGATCCCCAAAGCCTTTGGCGGCGGGATCGCGACGCCTGGCAAGGCAGTAACGGCCCGACTTAAGGCTGGTTTCGTCTCGGTCGGATCGCCACGCCACGCCAGCGAACAAGGCGAGGTGCCGGAGAAAGTCAGGAAACAGATCGAGGCTCTCGAAAGCCAAGGCAAAACCGTCGTGGTGGTCAGCGAGGGCAAGCAACTCGTCGGACTAATCGCGCTGCGTGACGAGCCGCGTCCAGATGCCGCTGACGGCCTTGCGAAGCTGCGCGCTCTTGGCATACGCCCGGTCATGCTGACCGGCGACAATGCCCGTACAGCGGCTGCGATCGGCGACGCACTCGGACTTGAAATCAGGGCCGAACTGCTGCCGGACGCCAAGCTCGACGCGATCTCGGTTTATAAGAGCGAAGGCCCTATCGCCATGGTCGGCGACGGCATCAACGATGCGCCCGCGCTTGCCGCGTCCTCGGTGGGCATCGCCATGGGAGGTGGCACGGACGTGGCATTGGAGACTGCGGACGCGGCGCTTCTGAAAAACCGTGTCACCGGCGTTGCCGAATTGATCGCGTTATCGCGCGCGACGCTCGCCAATATCTGGCAGAACATCATGCTTGCGCTCGGCCTGAAGAGCGTTTTTCTCGTCACCACGCTTTTCGGGGCAACACCGCTCTGGATGGCGATCCTGGCCGACACTGGTGCGACCGTTTTGGTGACCGCAAACGCCTTACGGCTGCTACGCCTCGAATTCAAAGCGTGA
- a CDS encoding tyrosine-type recombinase/integrase, with amino-acid sequence MMPATSKVPASRPHRFQARSLPIAEWPAADRDAWIAACRPSQRLVRGGAGAHMKPITLSDLARRYGYFLDFLDRSGLFDRRRPAAGNVTPENVAGYLNELQTRVSSVTVYGSIYKLRRASELLDPHSEFFWLTEIEKDLALMMRPRSKADRFVLSEVLVENGLTLMAEADHSTTCSDLAKARQFRNGLMVAMLALHPIRLKNFAGLEIGRNFVNIEGRWWIILGAAETKEKRPDERRLDDMLAPMLEKYLSNYLDVLAQESESNALWLSSADGHPMTYSAVADAIKRTTSTAIGVGVSSHMFRTAAASSAAVHAGHNPYLASALLHHRDPRVTEEHYNRASSLSAAKKFARIIRRDRDC; translated from the coding sequence ATGATGCCGGCAACCTCGAAAGTTCCCGCATCAAGACCTCATCGTTTTCAGGCGCGATCATTGCCGATCGCAGAGTGGCCGGCAGCAGATCGCGACGCATGGATTGCGGCGTGCCGTCCGAGCCAAAGGCTGGTTCGGGGCGGTGCCGGGGCTCACATGAAGCCAATCACGCTTTCGGATCTCGCGCGCCGCTACGGCTATTTTCTTGATTTCCTGGATCGGTCGGGTTTGTTCGATCGCCGTAGGCCCGCCGCCGGCAACGTTACGCCCGAGAACGTCGCCGGGTATCTGAATGAACTGCAAACGAGGGTTTCATCCGTTACTGTCTACGGATCGATCTACAAGTTGCGGCGGGCCAGCGAGTTGCTCGATCCTCACAGCGAATTTTTCTGGTTGACGGAGATCGAAAAAGATCTCGCTTTGATGATGCGACCGCGCTCGAAAGCCGATCGGTTCGTGCTCAGCGAAGTTCTGGTTGAGAATGGCCTGACCTTGATGGCCGAGGCAGATCATTCGACCACCTGCTCCGACCTTGCCAAGGCGCGTCAGTTTCGCAATGGATTGATGGTTGCCATGCTGGCGCTGCATCCCATTCGCCTCAAGAACTTTGCGGGTCTCGAAATCGGGCGCAACTTTGTGAATATCGAAGGGCGGTGGTGGATTATTCTCGGCGCTGCTGAGACCAAAGAAAAACGCCCTGACGAACGTCGCCTCGATGACATGCTAGCTCCCATGCTGGAGAAGTACCTGTCCAATTATCTGGATGTGCTGGCACAAGAGAGCGAATCAAATGCACTGTGGTTATCCTCGGCGGATGGCCACCCAATGACCTACAGTGCCGTCGCTGACGCGATCAAAAGAACCACTTCGACGGCAATAGGGGTCGGGGTCTCTTCACACATGTTTCGGACTGCCGCAGCATCAAGCGCAGCGGTCCACGCTGGTCACAACCCGTACCTGGCAAGTGCTCTCCTTCATCACCGAGACCCGCGCGTCACCGAAGAACACTACAATCGCGCATCAAGCCTGAGCGCAGCCAAGAAATTTGCCCGAATTATCAGGCGAGACCGAGACTGTTAG
- a CDS encoding site-specific integrase — MAKPSLLEPSFADALSAIEQSTDLSPQKRSQWASALRQIGKALDKPMETLPARWTSARFNVGRLHHAAVGANAKTLANQKSNVKAALCWFCNERDVAPRGVPFVAAWATLRESIDDSGCKRRLSGLMRYCSGCGIEPAAVDDATLDAYFVYRSQTTSLSTNLAARRSIARAWNVCVGHSAVWPQRKLAEPALQSADGPGWNDFPPNLQKDIDAYLASLQKIRKGTNGKRYRPCSASTIKTRRAELWAVARKAVRIGTPIGRLNSLAALVHPDVAGPVLDAYWRDNGDEPKIFTIELASKLLGLARYLRLDQEAIDRLEDYRAALEEHRQGGLTEKNLAVVRKVLTPGVWRSVVNLPGQLMRDARANLSYAPIKAALTAQIAVAISILCFAPIRLGNLGTIRMDQNLIKPGGPKSPFWLSFPHYDVKNRVSLDFTFDDELTALIDEYIHQYRPHLIRGANSDFLFPGVSGGPKTASMFSGQITDRIEEVAGLRLTVHQFRHAAAAIYLRHNPGAYEVVKRLLGHRNMQTTINFYCGLETVQATQQFGKMIRGQMTFEEEVA; from the coding sequence GTGGCCAAACCGTCCCTCCTCGAACCCTCATTTGCCGACGCGCTCTCTGCGATCGAACAGTCGACGGACCTGTCACCGCAGAAGCGGTCTCAGTGGGCATCAGCGTTGCGCCAGATTGGCAAGGCGCTCGACAAACCGATGGAAACTCTGCCGGCTCGCTGGACGTCGGCGCGGTTTAACGTTGGGCGCCTTCATCACGCGGCAGTGGGCGCCAACGCCAAGACGCTCGCCAATCAAAAGTCGAATGTCAAAGCGGCACTTTGCTGGTTCTGCAATGAGCGTGATGTGGCACCACGCGGTGTGCCGTTCGTGGCCGCCTGGGCTACCTTGCGCGAGAGCATCGATGACTCTGGCTGCAAAAGGCGCCTTTCTGGCCTGATGCGCTACTGCTCCGGTTGCGGTATCGAGCCTGCGGCTGTCGATGATGCGACACTCGATGCCTATTTTGTCTATCGAAGTCAGACGACATCACTCTCCACGAATCTCGCCGCCCGTCGCTCAATAGCCCGCGCCTGGAATGTGTGTGTCGGTCACAGCGCGGTCTGGCCACAGCGGAAGCTTGCCGAGCCAGCCCTGCAATCGGCGGACGGGCCCGGTTGGAACGACTTTCCCCCGAACCTTCAAAAAGATATCGACGCTTACCTCGCCAGTCTCCAGAAGATCCGCAAAGGGACGAACGGCAAGCGTTATCGTCCCTGCAGCGCATCCACCATCAAAACCCGCAGGGCCGAACTGTGGGCAGTGGCGCGAAAGGCGGTCAGGATCGGCACCCCCATTGGACGACTGAATTCGCTTGCGGCCCTCGTGCATCCCGATGTGGCCGGGCCCGTCCTCGACGCCTATTGGCGTGATAACGGCGATGAGCCAAAAATCTTCACCATCGAGTTGGCGTCTAAGTTACTCGGACTGGCGCGCTATTTGCGTCTGGATCAAGAGGCGATCGATCGCCTGGAGGACTACCGCGCCGCTCTTGAAGAGCATCGGCAAGGCGGCTTGACGGAAAAGAACCTGGCGGTTGTCCGAAAGGTGCTGACGCCGGGTGTCTGGAGAAGCGTTGTCAATTTGCCAGGGCAATTAATGCGCGACGCCCGTGCCAATCTCTCCTACGCTCCGATCAAGGCGGCGCTCACGGCCCAGATCGCGGTCGCTATTTCGATCCTGTGTTTCGCGCCCATCCGCCTCGGCAATCTGGGCACCATCAGGATGGACCAGAATCTGATCAAGCCGGGCGGGCCTAAATCACCATTTTGGCTGAGCTTTCCGCACTATGATGTGAAAAACCGTGTTTCCCTCGACTTCACTTTTGACGACGAGCTAACAGCACTGATCGACGAATACATCCATCAGTATCGGCCGCATCTGATACGCGGAGCGAACTCTGACTTCCTGTTTCCCGGAGTGAGCGGGGGCCCGAAGACCGCCAGCATGTTCAGCGGCCAGATTACCGACCGGATTGAAGAGGTAGCGGGTCTACGGCTTACCGTTCATCAGTTTCGCCATGCGGCCGCAGCAATTTACTTGCGACACAATCCCGGCGCCTACGAGGTCGTGAAGCGCCTGCTCGGTCACCGCAATATGCAGACCACGATCAACTTCTACTGCGGTCTGGAAACGGTGCAAGCCACCCAGCAATTCGGCAAGATGATTCGCGGGCAAATGACGTTCGAGGAGGAAGTTGCATGA
- a CDS encoding recombinase family protein, with translation MAASEIGISMSVHKAAQTLPSMHRAALYMRVSTGRQAEHDLSIPDQRHQLQSWCRAHGYEPAAEFVEAGASATDDRRPIFQQMIERACDGENAFDVIIVHSYSRFFREAFEQEFYLRKLARHKVRVVSITQPVGDENEPVHAMMRKVIALFDEYQSRENAKHVIRSMKENARQGFWNGATAPLGYKLVEAEKRGTKIKKKLDVDAVEAEYVRLIYKLYLYGDGTSGALGIKEVVKWLNRNGYRTRRGQTFGVAGVHKVLTNTVYIGEWQFNVTSSRTRQRKPDTEIVKIAVPAIIEPHVFEQVQAQLRARSPRVVAPRLTTGPILLTGLAVCATCAGAMTLRTGTSSTGAVHRYYTCSTCARKGKSVCKGRSIPMDKLDGLVTEHLVERLLQPERLAVMLSSLKARRAAKAESENKRIMALQREVSEADERLKRLYRLVEDGVTDLDEVLQGRLSQLKADRDRARAALEATTSRHRADIRIDPALIESFGRTMRENLTTGSTPFRKAYLRTLIDVIEVDDAQIRIKGSKDVLEQAVLASQTGPELRSQMSTKWRTRHDSNV, from the coding sequence ATGGCAGCTTCAGAAATTGGTATTTCCATGAGCGTTCACAAAGCCGCGCAGACGCTGCCATCGATGCATCGGGCAGCTCTTTACATGCGAGTTTCGACAGGGCGGCAGGCTGAGCACGATTTGTCGATTCCCGACCAGCGCCATCAACTGCAATCCTGGTGTCGCGCTCACGGCTATGAGCCTGCAGCAGAGTTTGTCGAAGCCGGCGCTTCTGCGACCGACGATCGGCGTCCGATCTTTCAGCAAATGATCGAGCGGGCCTGCGATGGAGAAAACGCCTTCGACGTCATCATTGTACACAGTTACAGCCGCTTCTTCCGTGAAGCATTCGAACAGGAATTCTATCTGCGGAAGCTGGCTCGGCACAAGGTTAGGGTGGTCTCGATCACCCAACCAGTCGGCGATGAGAACGAGCCAGTCCACGCCATGATGCGCAAGGTGATTGCGCTGTTCGATGAATATCAGTCACGAGAGAACGCGAAGCACGTCATCCGTTCGATGAAGGAAAATGCTCGGCAGGGCTTCTGGAACGGCGCCACGGCTCCGTTGGGTTACAAGCTCGTCGAAGCGGAAAAGCGTGGCACCAAAATCAAGAAGAAACTGGATGTCGATGCCGTCGAAGCGGAGTACGTCCGCCTCATCTACAAGCTCTATCTTTACGGAGACGGGACTTCGGGTGCCCTTGGCATCAAGGAAGTTGTCAAATGGCTCAATCGCAATGGTTATCGAACTCGCCGGGGCCAGACTTTTGGGGTCGCCGGCGTCCACAAGGTTCTCACCAACACGGTCTACATCGGCGAATGGCAGTTCAATGTAACCTCCTCTCGAACCCGGCAGCGAAAGCCGGATACTGAGATCGTCAAGATAGCTGTTCCTGCCATCATCGAGCCGCACGTTTTCGAACAGGTGCAAGCGCAGCTTCGAGCTCGAAGCCCGCGAGTTGTGGCTCCTCGGCTCACCACCGGACCCATTCTGCTCACAGGACTGGCGGTGTGTGCCACCTGTGCAGGCGCGATGACGCTTCGCACCGGGACATCATCGACCGGCGCAGTTCATCGCTATTACACCTGCTCGACCTGTGCCCGAAAAGGAAAGTCCGTGTGTAAGGGTCGCTCGATCCCGATGGACAAGCTGGATGGCCTTGTCACCGAACATCTTGTCGAGCGCCTGCTCCAGCCGGAACGTCTTGCGGTGATGCTGTCCTCCCTGAAGGCCCGACGCGCTGCAAAAGCCGAGAGCGAGAACAAGCGCATCATGGCGCTTCAGCGCGAGGTATCGGAAGCAGACGAGCGACTCAAGCGCCTCTACCGGCTTGTCGAAGACGGCGTTACCGATCTCGATGAGGTCTTGCAGGGCCGACTGAGCCAACTAAAAGCGGATCGAGACCGCGCAAGGGCGGCACTTGAAGCAACAACATCTCGGCATAGAGCTGATATCCGCATTGACCCGGCACTTATCGAAAGCTTTGGCCGGACCATGCGAGAAAACCTGACGACTGGCTCGACGCCATTCCGAAAAGCCTACCTTCGCACATTAATCGACGTCATTGAGGTTGACGACGCGCAAATCCGCATCAAGGGCAGTAAGGATGTGCTGGAACAGGCAGTTCTCGCCAGTCAAACGGGGCCGGAACTGCGTTCGCAGATGAGTACCAAGTGGCGCACCCGACACGATTCGAACGTGTGA